Below is a window of Mucilaginibacter ginkgonis DNA.
TTTGTTGTGGATTTAAAAATTAAAGAAAATGAAAAAGATATTTTTAACCGCAGCATTAACTGCTACATTATTTACAGGCGCTTTTGCTGCCGACGCTATTAAAGTTACCAAAGCATCATACCAACTACAGGCAGAACTATACAACCAATTTGCCGGCGCAGAAAACATTATCTGGATACCAACCAGCACAGGACAAAAGGCTTCTTTTGATATTGACGGTGTTAAAATGAGCGCGTACTTCAACAATCAAGGTCAATTTTTAGGGCATACAGAAGCGGTTACCTTTAGGCAATTACCTTCTGCAGCCAAAAAACAACTTGCAGAAACTTACAAAGGTTACATGGTAAATGAAGTGTTAAGGTTCCAGCCAAGCCGTGTTATCAGCACTTATGAGCGTGTTGTAGGCGACGGTCAGGACGGTGCATATTACGTTGACCTTAAAGGTGATGCGCAAGAGGTATTGGTAAAAGTAACTCCTGAAGCAGACGTTACCATCGAAAAAACGATCAAATAATTCGGGACATTAATTAAGCCCAAAAAGGCGGTTATCTTAATGATAGCCGCCTTTTTTATTTTCTACGGTTCAACATTCCGGGCGGTTTTGTGTTGTACAGGTCAACAAAGAGAGAGACCCCCGTATGTCTAAAACCATTATAGCAGCAAACAGGTTACCCGTTAAAATAGTAAACGACACAGGCGAATTTAAACTGCACACCAGCGAAGGCGGACTTGCTACCGGCTTAGGCTCTATCTATAAAAGCAAAGACAACGTTTGGATAGGCTGGCCCGGTTTGGAAGTAGAAGGCGAAGAGCAGCAACAGAAGATCACAGAAGAATTAAGAGAGCAAAATTTGCTGCCGGTGTTTTTGGATAAGGATGAGATCACGCGGTTTTACGAAGGATTCTCTAACGAAGTGCTTTGGCCGGTATTTCATTATTACGCCTCCACCTATGCGCACTACGAACAGCAAAATTGGGAATGCTACAAGGAAGTAAACCAGAAATTTTGTGACCAGATATTAAAGATAGCTCAACCGGGCGATATGGTATGGGTGCATGACTATCAATTGTTGCTGCTACCTAAAATGATACGCGATGCGCAGCGCGATATTTCAATAGGTTTCTTTCTGCATATCCCGTTTCCATCACATGAAATGTTCAGGCTCATTCCATGGCGTAAGCAACTTTTAGAAGGCATGCTTGGTGCGGACCTGATAGGCTTTCACACTTTTGACGATGTACGGCACTTTTTAAGCTCGGTGACCCGGGTGCTTGCATTGCAAACATCGGCCAACGTGATCACCAATAACCGCAGGGTAGTGGTGGCCGAATCATTCCCCATGGGTATCGATGATAAAAAGTATGCTTCACTGGCAACAGACGCGGCAGTTAAAAAGGAAGTAGCTGCTATCTGCAAGACCTTTAATCGTCAAAAACTTATTCTGTCTATAGACAGGCTCGATTATAGTAAAGGCATCCTGCAGCGTCTGAGGGCGTTCGAGCAGTTGCTGATCAGTCACCCCGAACTGCTTACCCATATCACATTCTATATGATCGTGGTACCATCGCGCGACCAGGTGGCCCAATACAAAGAACTGCGCGACCAGATCGATAAAAAAGTTGGCAACATCAACGCGCGATACCGTACGCTGGAGTGGTCGCCTATCCAATATTTTTACCGCTCATTCCCGATCGAAACACTCTCTGCCCTTTACAGCGCTGCCGACGTTTGTCTGGTAACGCCCATGCGCGATGGGATGAACCTGGTAAGCAAAGAATACGTGGCCAGCCGTGTCAACAACGATGGTGTATTGATATTGAGCGAGATGGCTGGCGCGTCAAAAGAATTGATAGATGCCATCATTGTAAATCCAAATAATGAATATGAGGTTAGCGAAGCGATGTTTGTGGCGCTTAATATGCCCTTAGCCGAACAAAAGCGACGCATGACCTTAATGCGAAACAATGTGGGAAAATTTAATATCGGCCATTGGGTTAAAATATTTAAAGAGCGGTTGGACGAAGTTAAGCAGATGCAAAGGTCACTGCTGACAAGGCATGTACAGAACGGCACCCGCCAGTCCATCATCAACAGGTATCGTAAAACAGAGAAACGGCTTGTATTTTTAGATTATGACGGTACGCTTGTAGATTTTGCGCCATCTGCAGAAGAAGCAAAGCCCGATAAAGATCTGTTTGACCTGCTGGAAGCGCTGAGTGCTGACGAAAAGAATGATGTAGTGATCATCAGCGGCCGTAAGCATGAAAACCTGGAGAAATGGTTTGGGCATTTACCAATAAACCTTGTTGCAGAGCATGGCGCCTGGTTAAAACATGTGGGTAAACACTGGCATAAATTAGGTGGCATGTCGAGCACCTGGAAAACAGAGATCTCGCCTATACTGGAAACATTTGTTGACCGCACACCGGGTACATTTATTGAAGAGAAAACATTTTCGCTGGCCTGGCACTACAGGCAGTCGCAAAGCGGGTTAGGAGAGATGCGGGCTAACGAGCTGATGAATACGCTTAAATATCTTGTTGCGGATAAAGGGCTGCAACTGCTGCCCGGTAACAAGGTGGTAGAGGTGAAGAATATGGAGATCAATAAGGGGAAGGCGGCATTAACATTCTCAGAAAATGAAGATTATGACCTGATCATTGCTTTTGGCGACGATTATACTGACGAAGATATTTTTAAGAGCCTGCCAGACAACGCTGTTACCATCAAAGTCGGAAGCAATATATCCGCTGCCAAGTTTTACCTGCATAACCCCGCCGAGGTACGCGGCTTGTTGCACAGTTTTGTAGTTTAGCCGGCATCTTACGGCAATAAATTGCTTTCTTTGCCGCGTGGCACCATCAGCTGTTAAACAATTGTCTCCGCGCCGGATGCGTATCGCTAACGCGGTGTTTTTCTTTATCTCCGGCTTTGGTTACTCGGCGTGGGCGTCGCGCATACCTACAGTTAAACACAATCTGCACCTAAGCGAAGCGGGTTTAGGAACAGTCTTGTTTGCCCTGCCCATCGGCCTTATGCTCACCATGCCGCTTACTAATTATTTGCTGAGCAAATATAGCGGCAAAGGCGTGTTGCTGTTTGGAGCTTTGTTTTTCAATGTGATGCTCTGCTTCGCAGGTTTTGCTGCCGCGCCATGGCAAATCGCCATCATCATGTTTGGATTCGGTTCGTCGCGCAATATTTTCAACATTAGCGCCAACGCACAGGCTGTGGGTGTGCAGCAGCTTTATACAAAGTCTATCATGACTACGTTTCACGGAATCTGGAGCCTTGCGGGTTTTGCCGGTGCGGGCCTGGGTTATATAATGGTAGATCATAACATTGCTGTGCGGTGGCATTTACCGGCGGTTGGTATCGCAATGATCGTTTTATCGCTAGCCTTTTACCGTTATGCCTTATATGCGCCACCGGTTAAAACCACTGAGCGTAAACCCATATTTGCGTTGCCGGATAAATACCTGCTCAAATTTTCATTTATCACCTTCGCCAGCATGGCCTGCGAAAATACCATGTATGACTGGAGCGGTGTATATTTCCTTAAGGCCGTACATTCAACCCGGCAGATGGCGGTAGCAGCATTTGTATTTTACATGGTTGCCATGACGCTAAGCCGCTTTGCCGGCGACGCGCTGGTAAACCGCATCGGCATTAAAAAAATATTGGGTTGCAGCGGCTTGCTCATTACCGCCGGACTGTTTATAGCCGTCCTTTTTCCATATAATATTCCGGCAGTATTGGGTTTTATTTTGGTGGGCTTCGGTGTATCATGTGTGGTCCCTTTGGTATTTAGTTTAGCCGGCAAGTCGCCTACAATGAGCGGCGCGCGCGCTTTGGCTTCCATTTCAACCGTAGGTTATCTGGGATTCTTATTGGTGCCGCCATTGGTTGGTTTTGTGGCACAGATTGTAGGCATAA
It encodes the following:
- a CDS encoding bifunctional alpha,alpha-trehalose-phosphate synthase (UDP-forming)/trehalose-phosphatase is translated as MSKTIIAANRLPVKIVNDTGEFKLHTSEGGLATGLGSIYKSKDNVWIGWPGLEVEGEEQQQKITEELREQNLLPVFLDKDEITRFYEGFSNEVLWPVFHYYASTYAHYEQQNWECYKEVNQKFCDQILKIAQPGDMVWVHDYQLLLLPKMIRDAQRDISIGFFLHIPFPSHEMFRLIPWRKQLLEGMLGADLIGFHTFDDVRHFLSSVTRVLALQTSANVITNNRRVVVAESFPMGIDDKKYASLATDAAVKKEVAAICKTFNRQKLILSIDRLDYSKGILQRLRAFEQLLISHPELLTHITFYMIVVPSRDQVAQYKELRDQIDKKVGNINARYRTLEWSPIQYFYRSFPIETLSALYSAADVCLVTPMRDGMNLVSKEYVASRVNNDGVLILSEMAGASKELIDAIIVNPNNEYEVSEAMFVALNMPLAEQKRRMTLMRNNVGKFNIGHWVKIFKERLDEVKQMQRSLLTRHVQNGTRQSIINRYRKTEKRLVFLDYDGTLVDFAPSAEEAKPDKDLFDLLEALSADEKNDVVIISGRKHENLEKWFGHLPINLVAEHGAWLKHVGKHWHKLGGMSSTWKTEISPILETFVDRTPGTFIEEKTFSLAWHYRQSQSGLGEMRANELMNTLKYLVADKGLQLLPGNKVVEVKNMEINKGKAALTFSENEDYDLIIAFGDDYTDEDIFKSLPDNAVTIKVGSNISAAKFYLHNPAEVRGLLHSFVV
- a CDS encoding MFS transporter yields the protein MAPSAVKQLSPRRMRIANAVFFFISGFGYSAWASRIPTVKHNLHLSEAGLGTVLFALPIGLMLTMPLTNYLLSKYSGKGVLLFGALFFNVMLCFAGFAAAPWQIAIIMFGFGSSRNIFNISANAQAVGVQQLYTKSIMTTFHGIWSLAGFAGAGLGYIMVDHNIAVRWHLPAVGIAMIVLSLAFYRYALYAPPVKTTERKPIFALPDKYLLKFSFITFASMACENTMYDWSGVYFLKAVHSTRQMAVAAFVFYMVAMTLSRFAGDALVNRIGIKKILGCSGLLITAGLFIAVLFPYNIPAVLGFILVGFGVSCVVPLVFSLAGKSPTMSGARALASISTVGYLGFLLVPPLVGFVAQIVGIRVSFGIIASLGLVIVWMVSKIDDSGHSVVAPATVKY